The Halosimplex litoreum genome has a window encoding:
- a CDS encoding helix-turn-helix domain-containing protein, which yields MSLFAEFHVPSEDFALSSTLGRLPDLVVEIDRVAAADELLTPYFWISDVDLDEFEAAAGADPSIEDLRRLDDFESASLYRATWTENVDTMVYASTQAGATILEAKGQRGVWNIRIRFDDREPLESFQEYAHRFDITYDLVKLYETEHPRTGSQYGLTEKQHAALDTAWEMGYFEEPRETTLDEVADELDITRQSLSQRLRRGHHALVASTIRVTPLAAEKA from the coding sequence ATGAGTCTCTTCGCCGAGTTCCACGTCCCCTCGGAGGACTTCGCGCTGTCGTCGACGCTCGGGCGACTCCCCGACCTCGTCGTCGAGATCGACCGCGTCGCGGCCGCCGACGAGCTGCTCACCCCCTACTTCTGGATCTCCGACGTGGACCTCGACGAGTTCGAGGCCGCGGCCGGGGCGGACCCATCGATCGAGGACCTCCGGCGGCTCGACGACTTCGAGTCGGCGTCGCTGTACCGCGCGACCTGGACGGAGAACGTCGACACGATGGTGTACGCCTCGACGCAGGCCGGCGCGACGATCCTCGAGGCCAAGGGCCAACGCGGCGTCTGGAATATCCGCATCCGCTTCGACGACCGCGAACCGCTGGAGTCGTTCCAGGAGTACGCCCATCGGTTCGACATCACCTACGACCTCGTGAAGCTCTACGAGACCGAACACCCTCGGACCGGCAGCCAGTACGGCCTCACCGAGAAGCAACACGCGGCGCTCGACACCGCCTGGGAGATGGGATACTTCGAGGAACCGCGCGAGACGACGCTCGACGAGGTCGCCGACGAACTCGACATCACGCGTCAGTCGCTCTCCCAGCGGCTGCGCCGGGGCCACCACGCCCTCGTCGCCAGTACCATCCGCGTGACGCCGCTCGCCGCCGAGAAAGCGTAG
- the thrC gene encoding threonine synthase, with protein MTLVEALACERCGRRYAPADVEYTCPEHDGVGGILDVRYEYDAVSDELAGVLDGPIGDLWTYEPLLPVDGDPVRLGAGGTDLLDAPALGDALGVDALVKNETTNPTGSNKDRGSAVAVSRARQQGHEVVACASTGNAAASLAGYAARAGLDCRIFVPADLPEAKAVQPRLYGATVLGVDGTYADAYELCREVSAERGWYNRNAAMNPYAVEGKRTLGFELAEQAPAADWVVMPMGNGCSLAGVWKGLREFERLGVVDDTPRLLGVQAEGATAIYDRFVAESDDSDAGAFPIGEREDGADTTADSIDVSVPHNAGKACRALVESGGDAVVVSDDEILDAQRLLGECEGVFAEPASAAAVAGVRAAVERGTVAPGEQVVTVATGTGLKDSASAREAVDDVISVDAAGEGLPEDL; from the coding sequence ATGACACTCGTCGAGGCCCTGGCCTGCGAACGCTGCGGGCGCCGCTACGCGCCCGCCGACGTCGAGTACACCTGCCCCGAACACGACGGCGTGGGCGGCATCCTCGACGTACGCTACGAGTACGACGCCGTCAGCGACGAACTCGCCGGCGTCCTCGACGGACCCATCGGTGACCTGTGGACCTACGAACCGCTGTTGCCCGTCGACGGCGACCCCGTCAGGCTGGGCGCCGGCGGCACCGACCTGCTCGACGCGCCCGCGCTCGGCGACGCGCTGGGCGTCGATGCACTCGTCAAAAACGAGACGACCAATCCCACCGGATCGAACAAGGACCGCGGGAGCGCCGTCGCCGTCTCACGAGCGCGCCAGCAGGGCCACGAGGTCGTCGCCTGCGCGTCGACTGGCAACGCCGCCGCGTCGCTGGCGGGCTACGCCGCCCGCGCCGGCCTCGACTGCCGCATCTTCGTCCCCGCCGACCTGCCCGAAGCGAAGGCCGTCCAGCCGCGCCTCTACGGCGCGACCGTCCTCGGCGTCGACGGCACCTACGCAGACGCCTACGAACTCTGCCGGGAGGTCTCGGCCGAACGCGGCTGGTACAACCGCAACGCCGCGATGAACCCCTACGCGGTCGAAGGCAAGCGCACGCTGGGGTTCGAACTCGCCGAACAGGCCCCGGCGGCCGACTGGGTCGTGATGCCGATGGGTAACGGCTGCTCGCTCGCCGGCGTCTGGAAGGGACTCCGGGAGTTCGAACGACTCGGCGTCGTCGACGACACGCCGCGGCTGCTCGGCGTCCAGGCCGAGGGCGCGACGGCCATCTACGACCGGTTCGTCGCCGAATCGGACGACAGCGACGCCGGCGCGTTCCCGATCGGGGAGCGCGAGGACGGCGCGGACACGACCGCCGACAGCATCGACGTGAGCGTCCCGCACAACGCGGGCAAGGCCTGTCGCGCGCTCGTCGAGAGCGGCGGCGACGCCGTCGTCGTCTCGGACGACGAGATCCTCGACGCCCAGCGACTCCTCGGCGAGTGCGAGGGCGTCTTCGCCGAACCGGCCTCCGCCGCGGCGGTCGCCGGCGTCCGCGCGGCGGTCGAGCGCGGGACCGTCGCGCCAGGCGAGCAGGTCGTCACCGTCGCGACGGGGACGGGTCTCAAGGACTCGGCCAGCGCCCGCGAGGCCGTCGACGACGTGATATCCGTCGACGCCGCCGGCGAGGGCCTTCCGGAAGACCTCTGA
- a CDS encoding metal-dependent hydrolase — MPSTLVHLAFGGMIAAALLGSVFDRRSLLVVLAVVAAPDLDSFLALFFVAGHRTLLHTYLIPIVASALLYVDLRLRDRSFVRGRWGPEGVRLAWVSVVALAFAGIGLDFVDHGVNPLWPLHDQFYVLDGRFEVSDQRGIVQSYVDLSPDTEQSGPRSRGSSQEVNISTGVDPNPGGVGGGPDPDTVEDPERMFPVVRHGWQLAILVTGTVVTAARLGLGEIEEN; from the coding sequence ATGCCTTCCACGCTGGTCCATCTCGCCTTCGGCGGGATGATCGCCGCCGCGCTGCTGGGGTCGGTCTTCGATCGTCGGTCGCTGCTGGTCGTCCTCGCCGTCGTCGCCGCGCCGGACCTGGACTCGTTTCTGGCCCTCTTTTTCGTCGCCGGTCACCGCACGCTCTTGCACACGTACCTCATCCCGATCGTCGCGAGCGCGCTCCTGTACGTCGACCTCCGTCTGCGCGACCGTTCGTTCGTCCGCGGCCGCTGGGGTCCGGAGGGGGTCCGCCTCGCGTGGGTCAGCGTCGTCGCGCTGGCCTTCGCGGGCATCGGGCTGGACTTCGTCGACCACGGCGTCAACCCGCTGTGGCCGCTCCACGACCAGTTCTACGTCCTCGACGGCCGCTTCGAGGTCTCCGACCAGCGCGGGATCGTCCAGAGCTACGTCGACCTGAGCCCCGACACCGAGCAGTCCGGCCCGCGCAGCCGCGGTTCCTCACAGGAGGTCAACATCTCGACCGGCGTCGACCCCAACCCCGGCGGCGTCGGCGGCGGCCCCGACCCGGACACCGTCGAGGACCCCGAGCGGATGTTCCCGGTCGTCCGCCACGGCTGGCAGCTGGCCATCCTCGTCACCGGGACGGTCGTGACGGCCGCCCGACTCGGGCTCGGGGAGATCGAAGAGAACTGA
- a CDS encoding CNNM domain-containing protein, with the protein MTSLEVWARLIAGVGLILANGFFVAIEFALTRARQFTEEEFVDGSAALERAWEMTNNLEIYLTTCQVGITASSIAVGIVAEPALAAIFFPLFEGTRLATIGAGAIIAFLIINLVHLTHGEQTPTYLGVERSRMVCRYGAAPLYWFNYAISPLITLGDYVAKGTLGLFGIEMTGAWLETEEDVIESRADLRNKMGSVLDEGDLSEERRDEVMNALHIGERPVSEVMVPVDDIVALSTTADVTENFRRMEANPHTRYPLVGDDLTDFRGILYLPVLAGHREDLANDEAIDFEDLAAPPMTLSPDADVSDAIDQFQAENQELALVIEDGEVVGMVTVTDLLESVTGDIEDPIDTGEATPN; encoded by the coding sequence ATGACCTCCCTGGAGGTGTGGGCCCGACTGATCGCAGGCGTCGGGTTGATCCTCGCCAACGGCTTCTTCGTCGCGATCGAGTTCGCGCTGACGCGGGCGCGACAGTTCACCGAGGAGGAGTTCGTGGACGGCAGCGCGGCGCTCGAACGAGCCTGGGAGATGACGAACAACCTGGAGATCTACCTGACCACCTGCCAGGTGGGAATCACGGCCTCCAGCATCGCCGTCGGGATCGTCGCCGAACCCGCGCTGGCGGCGATCTTCTTCCCGCTGTTCGAGGGGACGCGGCTGGCGACTATCGGCGCCGGCGCCATCATCGCGTTCCTGATCATCAACCTCGTCCACCTGACCCACGGCGAGCAGACGCCGACGTATCTCGGCGTCGAGCGCTCGCGGATGGTCTGCCGGTACGGCGCGGCGCCGCTGTACTGGTTCAACTACGCGATCTCGCCGCTGATCACCCTGGGCGACTACGTCGCCAAAGGGACGCTGGGACTGTTCGGCATCGAGATGACCGGCGCCTGGCTCGAGACCGAGGAGGACGTCATCGAGTCTCGCGCCGACTTGCGCAACAAGATGGGATCGGTCCTCGACGAGGGGGACCTCTCGGAGGAACGCCGCGACGAGGTGATGAACGCGCTGCACATCGGCGAGCGCCCCGTCAGCGAGGTGATGGTTCCCGTCGACGACATCGTCGCGCTCTCGACGACGGCCGACGTGACCGAGAACTTCCGCCGGATGGAGGCGAACCCACACACCCGCTACCCGCTCGTCGGCGACGACCTCACCGACTTCCGTGGGATCCTCTATCTCCCCGTCCTCGCGGGCCACCGCGAGGACCTGGCGAACGACGAGGCGATAGACTTCGAGGACCTGGCGGCGCCGCCGATGACGCTCTCGCCCGACGCGGACGTGAGCGACGCTATCGACCAGTTCCAGGCCGAAAATCAGGAGCTCGCCCTGGTCATCGAGGACGGCGAAGTGGTCGGGATGGTCACCGTCACCGACCTGCTCGAATCCGTTACCGGCGACATCGAGGACCCGATCGACACCGGCGAGGCGACGCCGAACTGA
- the trxA gene encoding thioredoxin — MSDASDDATDEELERIRERKRERLEAGESSTLSGDSATDESEPGVGGVATPDDPVHIETESEFEETVAEGVVLVDFYADWCGPCKMLEPIVEDIAETTDATVAKVDVDAHQGLAREYGVQGVPTLVLFVDGEPAERRVGVQDEGALRELVGQHV, encoded by the coding sequence ATGAGTGACGCCAGCGACGACGCGACCGACGAGGAGCTCGAACGGATCCGCGAGCGCAAGCGAGAACGGCTCGAGGCCGGGGAGAGTTCGACTCTCTCGGGCGATTCGGCGACCGACGAGTCCGAACCGGGTGTGGGTGGCGTAGCTACCCCCGACGACCCGGTCCATATCGAGACCGAGAGCGAGTTCGAGGAGACCGTCGCCGAGGGGGTCGTCCTGGTCGACTTCTACGCCGACTGGTGTGGTCCCTGCAAGATGCTCGAACCGATCGTCGAAGACATCGCCGAGACGACCGACGCGACCGTCGCGAAGGTCGACGTTGACGCCCACCAGGGACTGGCCCGCGAGTACGGCGTCCAGGGCGTCCCCACGCTCGTCCTGTTCGTCGACGGCGAACCGGCCGAGCGCCGCGTCGGCGTGCAGGACGAAGGAGCGCTCCGGGAACTCGTCGGCCAGCACGTCTGA
- a CDS encoding PRC-barrel domain-containing protein, producing the protein MNPETAPQEITTLVGREVYTKNGVFVGEVEDLRLDLNVEQVTGLALHQINAELFGPDVSGSRGVIVPYRWVQAVGDIVIVNDVVERVHGDEGDEEEVAA; encoded by the coding sequence ATGAATCCCGAGACGGCGCCACAGGAGATCACGACGCTCGTGGGGCGGGAAGTCTACACCAAAAACGGCGTGTTCGTCGGTGAGGTCGAGGACCTGCGGCTCGACCTGAACGTCGAGCAGGTGACTGGCCTCGCGCTCCACCAGATCAACGCGGAGCTGTTCGGCCCGGACGTCTCCGGCTCGCGCGGCGTCATCGTCCCCTACCGCTGGGTGCAGGCCGTCGGCGACATCGTCATCGTCAACGACGTGGTCGAGCGCGTCCACGGCGACGAGGGCGACGAGGAAGAAGTCGCGGCCTGA
- a CDS encoding OsmC family protein, protein MSDIEVTSVCEEGYTVENEIDGEWSLVVDALSNDGPSPNQVLAADYASCYIPALRVAADQTGYDDIGHVEVEVEADLDEDDDIEAFTWTIHVEESLGEDGQEIVELGEEICHVHSSLRDELHADITLEDDAF, encoded by the coding sequence ATGTCCGACATCGAAGTCACGAGCGTCTGTGAGGAAGGGTACACGGTCGAAAACGAGATCGACGGCGAGTGGTCGCTGGTCGTCGACGCGCTCTCGAACGACGGCCCGTCGCCGAACCAGGTGCTGGCGGCCGACTACGCCTCCTGTTACATCCCGGCCCTGCGCGTCGCCGCCGACCAGACCGGCTACGACGATATCGGTCACGTCGAGGTCGAGGTCGAGGCCGACCTCGACGAGGACGACGACATCGAGGCGTTCACGTGGACGATCCACGTCGAGGAGTCGCTCGGCGAGGACGGCCAGGAGATCGTCGAGCTCGGCGAGGAGATCTGCCACGTCCACTCGTCGCTGCGCGACGAGCTCCACGCCGACATCACGCTCGAAGACGACGCCTTCTGA
- a CDS encoding metal-dependent hydrolase codes for MELTWHGHSTWHVTVGSTDLLIDPFFDNPKTDLSPEDVDTPDYVLLTHGHADHIGHAGAFSDATLVAVPELATYAQEELGFEDAVGGMGMNLGGTVECGDAFVTMHRADHTNGIETGYEYSAGPPAGFVISDTKPTQVEDEESEAFYHAGDTGLMTEMRDVIGPFLEPDAAALPVGDHFTMGPMQGAIAADWLDVDHAFPMHYDTFPPIEMDTDDFVDEVAATGSDAEVHVLDGDETFDLTEGH; via the coding sequence ATGGAACTGACCTGGCACGGCCACTCGACGTGGCACGTCACGGTGGGTAGCACGGATCTCCTGATCGACCCGTTCTTCGACAACCCGAAGACCGACCTGTCGCCGGAGGACGTCGACACACCCGATTACGTCCTGTTGACACACGGTCACGCCGACCACATCGGCCACGCAGGGGCCTTCTCGGACGCGACGCTGGTCGCGGTCCCGGAGCTGGCGACCTACGCTCAGGAGGAACTGGGCTTCGAGGACGCCGTCGGCGGGATGGGCATGAACCTCGGCGGGACCGTCGAGTGCGGCGACGCCTTCGTGACGATGCACCGCGCAGACCACACCAACGGCATCGAGACCGGCTACGAGTACTCGGCCGGGCCGCCCGCCGGCTTCGTGATCTCCGACACCAAGCCGACGCAGGTCGAAGACGAGGAGAGCGAGGCGTTCTACCACGCGGGCGACACCGGTCTCATGACGGAGATGCGCGACGTGATCGGGCCGTTCCTCGAACCGGACGCCGCGGCGCTCCCGGTCGGTGACCACTTCACGATGGGGCCGATGCAGGGCGCTATCGCGGCCGACTGGCTCGACGTCGATCACGCCTTCCCGATGCACTACGACACGTTCCCGCCGATCGAGATGGACACCGACGACTTCGTCGACGAGGTGGCGGCGACCGGGAGCGACGCCGAGGTCCACGTCCTCGACGGCGACGAGACGTTCGACCTCACGGAAGGCCACTGA
- a CDS encoding serine hydrolase domain-containing protein produces MAPPATSPDRVESALDRVESWVDDEGIPGASIALVDGSEVVATDGFGRRGPDRPATGDTLYAVGSVTKPVTALATLVLADRKGIDLDDPIADYVPYFADAPGEPVTVGRLLSHTSGMPNDDLAFAADALDGWDEFRSFVAESTDRGLLDDDRFYYYNSGYAVLDRLVTAVSGTEFPTFVRRAVFDPLEMREATFDRSVFTDPSADVMTPYVSAAEEFRDAAGSENPILTSDLLRAPGGLLASVTDLARLVRAHLADDPPLSETVFDRLSTRVATRERLVDGTETAYGHGLESEPFGSDRLVGHGGNTGCSGGYVGFLEDAGVGIAIAHTGVADGKAATRDALAVLVGVDPDAIDPVAAVDAVLDDLVGRYESPGGNHHATVRRDEARLDVAFGGDGGRFEVRALPLDLSGSLYRFTDVDCAESTTDVEWYAGDTPKLVFEGMPFRRVGPRSADGD; encoded by the coding sequence ATGGCCCCGCCAGCGACTTCGCCCGATCGCGTCGAATCGGCGCTCGACCGTGTCGAATCGTGGGTCGACGACGAAGGGATCCCCGGCGCGAGCATCGCGCTCGTCGACGGGTCGGAGGTCGTCGCGACCGATGGGTTCGGACGGCGGGGCCCGGACCGACCCGCCACCGGAGACACGCTGTACGCCGTTGGCTCCGTCACCAAGCCGGTGACTGCCCTCGCGACGCTCGTCCTCGCCGACCGCAAGGGGATCGACCTCGACGACCCGATAGCCGACTACGTCCCGTACTTCGCGGACGCGCCGGGTGAGCCGGTCACCGTCGGACGGCTGCTCTCGCACACCTCCGGCATGCCGAACGACGACCTCGCGTTCGCGGCCGACGCGCTCGACGGGTGGGACGAGTTCCGATCGTTCGTCGCCGAGTCGACCGACCGGGGGCTTCTCGATGACGACCGCTTCTACTACTACAACAGCGGGTACGCGGTCCTCGACCGTCTCGTGACGGCCGTCTCGGGGACGGAGTTTCCGACGTTCGTGCGACGGGCGGTGTTCGACCCGCTGGAGATGCGCGAGGCGACCTTCGACCGTTCCGTGTTCACCGATCCGTCCGCCGACGTGATGACGCCGTACGTCAGCGCCGCCGAGGAGTTCCGCGACGCCGCTGGGTCGGAGAACCCGATCCTGACGAGCGACCTGCTGCGAGCCCCCGGCGGACTGCTCGCGAGCGTCACCGACCTCGCTCGCCTCGTTCGAGCCCATCTGGCCGACGACCCACCGCTGTCCGAGACGGTATTCGATCGGCTGTCGACGCGCGTCGCGACTCGCGAGCGACTGGTCGACGGAACGGAGACGGCGTACGGCCACGGGCTGGAGAGCGAGCCGTTCGGATCGGACCGGCTCGTGGGACACGGCGGCAACACCGGCTGCTCCGGTGGATACGTCGGATTCCTCGAGGACGCCGGCGTCGGTATCGCGATCGCTCACACCGGCGTCGCCGACGGGAAGGCAGCGACGCGAGACGCCCTCGCGGTACTGGTGGGCGTAGACCCGGACGCGATCGACCCGGTCGCCGCAGTCGACGCCGTGCTCGACGACCTGGTCGGTCGCTACGAGAGCCCTGGCGGGAACCACCACGCGACCGTCCGACGGGACGAGGCCAGACTGGACGTCGCGTTCGGCGGGGACGGCGGTCGTTTCGAGGTCCGCGCGCTCCCGCTCGACCTGTCGGGGAGCCTCTACCGGTTCACCGACGTGGACTGCGCGGAGAGCACGACCGACGTGGAGTGGTACGCGGGGGACACTCCGAAACTCGTGTTCGAGGGGATGCCGTTCCGGCGCGTCGGACCCCGCTCCGCCGACGGGGACTGA
- a CDS encoding S1C family serine protease, with translation MDDSDSSRRRFLAVCGTALSAGVAGCSGSIFGGETEDTTPVDPQPSTPVPDAEGDGGPGGSDGAAGDFEQFDQSDQSDQSDAATYTDVYRSTAPSVAQIQVYTGAPGPSQGTGFVYSDGHVVTNQHVVEGAETIFLRFSEGGWLGAAVEGTDVYSDLAVLSVEGLPESAEPLALRESDPDVGTEVIAIGNPFGFSGSVSSGIVSGLNRTLPAPNDFSIPDAIQTDAPVNPGNSGGPLVTLDGSVAGVINSGGGNDIGFGISAPLTRRVIPALLEDGEFEHAYMGVRLQTVGPLHAEANDVDERVGVYIAVVRDGGPSEGVLQGSTGETTVAGQSGVETGGDIVVSMGGTPVPTREALASYLALETSPGDTIDVTVLRDGEERTVELTLGSRPDPV, from the coding sequence ATGGACGACTCCGACTCGTCGCGGCGGCGATTCCTCGCGGTCTGCGGGACGGCGCTGTCGGCGGGCGTCGCCGGCTGTTCCGGCTCGATCTTCGGCGGAGAGACCGAGGACACGACGCCGGTCGATCCCCAGCCGTCGACGCCCGTTCCGGACGCCGAAGGCGACGGCGGCCCGGGCGGTTCGGACGGCGCCGCCGGCGACTTCGAGCAGTTCGACCAGTCCGACCAGTCCGACCAGTCCGACGCGGCGACCTACACCGACGTGTACCGGTCGACCGCTCCGTCGGTCGCGCAGATCCAGGTGTACACCGGCGCGCCCGGCCCCTCGCAGGGGACCGGCTTCGTCTACAGCGACGGCCACGTCGTCACGAACCAGCACGTCGTCGAGGGCGCAGAGACGATCTTCCTGCGGTTCAGCGAGGGCGGCTGGCTCGGCGCGGCCGTCGAAGGGACGGACGTGTACAGCGACCTCGCGGTCCTCTCCGTCGAAGGACTCCCCGAGAGCGCCGAGCCGCTGGCGCTCCGGGAGTCCGACCCCGACGTGGGAACGGAGGTCATCGCGATCGGCAACCCGTTCGGCTTCTCCGGGTCGGTCTCCTCGGGCATCGTCAGCGGCCTCAACCGGACGCTCCCGGCGCCGAACGACTTCTCCATCCCCGACGCGATCCAGACCGACGCGCCGGTCAACCCCGGCAACTCCGGCGGGCCGCTGGTCACGCTCGACGGCTCGGTGGCGGGCGTCATCAACTCCGGCGGCGGCAACGACATCGGCTTCGGCATCTCCGCGCCGCTCACGCGCAGAGTGATCCCCGCACTGCTCGAAGACGGGGAGTTCGAACACGCCTACATGGGCGTCCGCCTCCAGACGGTCGGCCCGCTGCACGCCGAGGCCAACGACGTGGACGAACGCGTCGGCGTCTACATCGCCGTCGTCCGCGACGGCGGCCCGTCAGAGGGCGTCCTACAGGGTTCGACCGGCGAGACGACCGTCGCTGGGCAGTCCGGCGTCGAGACCGGCGGCGATATCGTCGTCTCGATGGGCGGCACACCGGTCCCGACCAGGGAAGCGCTCGCCAGCTACCTCGCGCTGGAGACCAGTCCCGGCGACACCATCGACGTGACCGTCCTTCGCGACGGAGAGGAACGGACGGTCGAACTCACCCTCGGATCGCGACCCGACCCGGTCTGA
- the priS gene encoding DNA primase small subunit PriS, translating to MQEQTRAYLRGRFGDHYRRSDLTPPPEANEREWGYIPWTDGPGETMIRHRSLLDVGNLEDFLARERPKHVYFSAGRYESPGASSMSEKTWRASDLVFDLDADHLPSVTLGEDSYAEMLAKCKDALRRLLDFLDDDFGFDDTTVVFSGGRGYHVHVRDETVQELGSDARREIVDYVRGIGLDDEYVQTSEMRGGVSRRVVETQGGWGRRVHERLLEFVDELLAMDDDEATARLRELDGIGEGRADTIYGALESNAAALEAGNVELGGVGLRTLLDAFVDEVVEAQNAPIDEPVTTDVNRLIRLPGSLHGGSALAVRRIDRTDLDDFDPLVDAVPETFVGHEINVEVTTSGEVELRGDSFNLQAGIRSVPEYLGVFLMARGRAEKAPE from the coding sequence GTGCAGGAACAGACGCGGGCGTACCTCCGAGGCCGCTTCGGCGACCACTACCGACGGTCGGATCTGACCCCGCCGCCGGAGGCCAACGAGCGCGAGTGGGGGTACATCCCCTGGACCGACGGCCCCGGCGAGACGATGATCCGCCACCGCTCGCTGCTCGACGTGGGTAACCTGGAGGACTTCCTCGCCCGCGAACGCCCGAAACACGTCTACTTCTCCGCCGGCCGCTACGAGAGCCCCGGCGCGAGTTCGATGAGTGAGAAGACCTGGCGGGCCTCCGACCTGGTCTTCGACCTCGACGCCGACCACCTCCCGTCGGTGACGCTGGGCGAGGACAGTTACGCCGAGATGCTCGCCAAATGCAAGGACGCGCTCCGTCGGCTGCTCGATTTCCTCGACGACGACTTCGGCTTCGACGACACGACGGTCGTCTTCTCCGGCGGTCGGGGCTATCACGTCCACGTCCGCGACGAGACGGTCCAGGAACTGGGGAGCGACGCGCGACGCGAGATCGTCGACTACGTCCGTGGGATCGGGCTGGACGACGAGTACGTCCAGACGAGCGAGATGCGTGGCGGCGTCAGCCGGCGCGTCGTCGAGACGCAGGGCGGCTGGGGCCGCCGCGTCCACGAACGACTCCTCGAGTTCGTCGACGAGTTGCTCGCGATGGACGACGACGAGGCGACGGCGCGACTGCGGGAACTCGACGGTATCGGCGAAGGGCGAGCCGACACTATCTACGGCGCCCTGGAGAGCAACGCCGCGGCGCTGGAGGCGGGCAACGTCGAACTCGGTGGCGTCGGGTTGCGGACGCTGCTCGACGCGTTCGTCGACGAGGTCGTCGAGGCGCAAAACGCCCCGATCGACGAGCCGGTGACGACCGACGTGAACCGTCTCATTCGCTTGCCGGGGAGCCTCCACGGCGGGAGCGCGCTGGCGGTGCGGCGCATCGACCGTACGGACCTCGACGACTTCGATCCGCTGGTCGACGCCGTCCCCGAGACGTTCGTGGGCCACGAGATCAACGTCGAGGTGACGACCTCCGGGGAGGTCGAACTGCGTGGCGATAGCTTTAATCTCCAGGCGGGAATCCGTTCCGTTCCGGAGTACCTCGGCGTGTTCCTGATGGCCAGAGGTCGCGCCGAGAAGGCACCAGAATGA
- a CDS encoding GNAT family N-acetyltransferase: protein MSVNVERRVVDPGDADYVEQAWQLKERIRARDGVLRQRRGFFENAYERSTVYLFVDRADRNAMVGFAAVRRDGYILFLAVDSAYQGEGFGEALVARVAEDYSSVTCHARTTNRDALRFYQHIGFSIERRIDNYYEDGGDAYYLKLGEEEGLADRLSKLLGG, encoded by the coding sequence GTGAGCGTCAACGTCGAGCGACGGGTCGTCGACCCAGGAGACGCCGACTACGTCGAGCAGGCCTGGCAACTCAAAGAGCGCATCCGCGCCCGTGACGGTGTGCTCCGCCAGCGCCGCGGGTTCTTCGAGAACGCCTACGAGCGCTCGACCGTCTACCTGTTCGTCGACCGCGCCGACCGCAACGCGATGGTCGGCTTCGCGGCCGTCCGCCGCGACGGCTACATCCTCTTTCTCGCCGTCGACTCGGCCTACCAGGGCGAGGGCTTCGGCGAAGCGCTGGTCGCCCGCGTCGCGGAGGACTACAGTTCGGTGACCTGCCACGCCCGGACGACCAACCGCGACGCGCTGCGATTCTACCAGCACATCGGCTTCTCCATCGAACGCCGCATCGACAACTACTACGAGGACGGCGGCGACGCCTACTACCTCAAGCTCGGTGAGGAAGAGGGGCTGGCCGACCGTCTCTCGAAGTTGCTCGGGGGATAA